One Desulfurella sp. genomic region harbors:
- the dcd gene encoding dCTP deaminase — protein sequence MAVLSDKQIIERAKQGMIEPFAATQIKEIDGKKVISFGVSSYGYDMRISDEFKIFTNVNSSIVDPKNFDEKSYVDFVGDVCIIPPNSFCLAKSIEYFKIPRDILTICVGKSTYARCGIIVNVTPFEPEWEGYVTIEISNTTPLPAKIYANEGIAQVIFLKADSVCQTSYADKGGKYQKQMDLTLPKL from the coding sequence ATGGCAGTTTTATCGGATAAGCAAATTATTGAAAGAGCAAAACAAGGCATGATCGAACCTTTTGCTGCTACACAAATCAAAGAAATTGATGGCAAAAAGGTTATTTCTTTTGGTGTATCAAGCTATGGTTACGATATGCGCATTTCTGACGAGTTTAAAATCTTTACAAATGTAAATAGTTCGATTGTTGATCCAAAAAATTTTGATGAAAAAAGCTATGTAGATTTTGTTGGCGATGTATGCATAATACCGCCAAATAGTTTTTGTCTTGCTAAAAGTATTGAATATTTTAAAATACCAAGGGATATTCTTACAATATGTGTTGGAAAATCCACATACGCAAGATGTGGCATAATTGTCAATGTAACGCCTTTTGAACCAGAATGGGAAGGCTATGTTACAATCGAAATATCAAATACAACTCCACTTCCTGCTAAAATATATGCAAATGAAGGTATTGCGCAAGTTATATTTTTAAAAGCAGATAGTGTATGCCAGACAAGCTATGCCGACAAAGGTGGCAAATATCAAAAACAAATGGATTTAACATTACCAAAATTGTAA
- a CDS encoding methylenetetrahydrofolate reductase: MNFASLIGRKKLLTIEFNPPKNPDIKKHILKLEQFKNIADAINVTDSPMAKPRMNSIVSANFVKNISEPIFNLTCRDKNKIAIQSDLLAASALGLKNILAITGDPAKDNDSVYKINVFELIKLIKNLNEQFNTDFFIGCASDIPKTNNMPSIKSRLKRKTEIGVKFVITQPIFSKNDLERFLEASNDIKIHKIIGIMPIVSYKNALYLNNNVKGINIPKFILSKFENASIEDSKLITLELHSILLNDIKNLLPYIEGLHIMKLDYEIAKLTKNFLEV; this comes from the coding sequence ATGAATTTTGCATCGCTTATTGGCAGAAAAAAATTGTTAACTATAGAATTTAATCCACCTAAAAATCCTGATATAAAAAAACATATTTTAAAACTTGAGCAATTTAAAAACATAGCAGATGCTATTAATGTAACAGATTCTCCAATGGCAAAGCCACGAATGAATTCAATTGTATCCGCAAATTTTGTTAAAAACATAAGTGAACCCATCTTTAACCTAACATGCAGAGATAAAAATAAAATTGCAATTCAATCAGATTTACTAGCAGCAAGTGCTTTAGGTTTAAAAAATATTTTAGCCATTACCGGTGATCCTGCAAAAGATAATGACAGTGTATATAAAATCAATGTATTTGAGTTAATTAAATTGATAAAAAATTTAAATGAGCAATTCAATACTGATTTTTTTATTGGGTGTGCAAGTGATATACCAAAAACAAACAATATGCCTTCAATAAAGTCAAGACTCAAAAGAAAAACTGAAATAGGTGTAAAATTTGTTATCACACAGCCAATATTTTCCAAAAACGATCTGGAAAGATTTTTAGAAGCAAGCAATGATATAAAAATTCACAAAATTATAGGCATAATGCCTATTGTAAGCTACAAAAACGCATTGTATTTAAATAATAATGTAAAAGGTATTAATATACCTAAATTTATATTATCTAAATTTGAAAACGCTTCAATAGAAGATTCTAAGCTCATAACGCTGGAATTGCATAGTATACTTTTAAATGACATCAAGAATTTATTGCCATATATCGAGGGTTTGCATATAATGAAGCTTGATTATGAAATTGCTAAATTAACAAAAAATTTTTTGGAGGTCTAA